tctttgtaaaatcaatggatatgtaaatataattctgGTTCATAAAACAAGTTTCGCTTTCttacataaaacatatatacatattttacgAAGTGAACGTATGTCACAAATACAGGTCAAGCGTATATCTAATACAGTTTTATATACACTAATctattaaaagaatatcaacATCTTATAAATACGTCTGGAAATAAACAGAGCTAGTTTCGTTTTAATTCTTCTTTTACAGATAATATCCGTATTTAGATTTAAAACTGTGTCACTTAGTACAATTGAATTCTTCTCTGTCGTAAAATGTCTGACGAACCAGCAGGGATATGGATTCCTCCCTGTAGTCAGCCTACAGAGGAACATACAGACACGACAGCGTTATCAGATGAGATTCTCCTGGTGGCCGCTCTGGATTTTGGTACAACGTATTCAGGAATAGCTTGGTCTTTTACCAGGGAGTTTGAAAAGTACCCTCTCCGTATCAACAGTTTGATGTGGTCACCCATTGTAGGACCGTCACAAGCGACTTTCAAGACACCGACAGTACTGCTGTTGAAATCTAATAAGGAAGTTGTCGCATTTGGTTATGCTGCAGAAGAACAATACGGAGAACTAGCAGACGATAATGCTCACCATGGGTACTACTTTTACAGAAACTTCAAGATGCTGTTGTATGAAAATGAggtaatcttttatttttatgtgcATTCTTCGTAAAGGGAACAATTTTACGCTTAAAGTGTATGTTCTTTGGTAAAGAaatatgattgatttttttatatatcctaaaattaaatgttataaaCTTTTACAAGATAAGATATGTATTCAACCCCAGTAGCCACGTCACAGTTATATTTAACGCCATTGTGTTTcgattacaatatcatattttaaatcacATGTACGTTACTATCGTATGACattaattttgtatataaagggtttaataaaaatatgtatagcAGCGAGAATATGTAGGCGATATCAAAATAGAAGATGACACCATGATGTGTGGATAATATGTATTTTAACTTACTGACCCATCTTATTTCATTGTATATACTTTCTCTTTTTATCTGCAAGACTCTTCGAAATGACACCGTTCTTGTTGATGACGAGGGACACGCTATGCAAGCGAAAGATATATTTGGACACAGCATTAGGTATATGAAGAAGCGGCTTTTGGACGATCTCCAGGCTAGAGGAAACATGATACGAGATGAAAACATCATGTGGGTGGTCACGATTCCTGCAATTTGGAACGATGGTGCAAAGCAGTTTATGAGAGAGGCCGCGATAATGGTAAATCTTACTCATGATGTTAAACAACCACTACAGATATATATTAAAGATTGCAGTTATATGAATGACAAGAGACAAGtaataattgtttaaatctGCACTAAGGTACATCATAATTGTGTAACTATCTCAAACAAATGTTCTTTTGTTATACTTCTTATAATGATCCAGTGATAAGATATACTGAAGATATTCAGGAGCcatattaatgtttaaaagtAGAGATATGATTTTCAGGTATCTAAAGTTGTaatcattttatgaaagaaCCAACTTAAAACGGAAATACAAGCATAAAATTACtgttaatttcttattttacgCGAATACTTAATTCCGCTGTTTTGGATCAGaccgcgagaatataaaatcgcgaaaaCCATGTTTTgctgtaattttacatagttcgaaattttaaaattctttaatatCGTACCCGGCTGTTCATgaaacttttttgtacctattTATTCAATCAGAAAATCCAAAAATATATAGCTCATGCTTTTGAAAGTGTGAACTTCTATGGTTGAAATACTTCACGCGATGGAACTTGAAATTaggtagaaaaaaatataaagatagaaaaaaaatatatccaataAAAGAACATGTCATTAATAATTGTATACATCAATCTTTCATTTAGGCAGGGATTCCGGTTAAACAATTCCGGCTAGCATTAGAACCCGAAGCTGCATCCATATATGCTAAAGAAGTACTGATAGAGAGAACAAGGGGTAATATTCATCAACAGATGCCGTCTTTTGAACAGGGGACCAAATATATAGTCCTTGATCTCGGAGGTAAATACAAGTACAACAACAAATAGTTTTGCAAGTAAAATATAATTCCATTAGCAGAGTAATTCCATTAGCAGATACAAGACATATTTAGAATTTGTTTAACTTTAGAGTGAATTCCAATCATTGTcatttctgtattttttaaCACACTACACAATTGCAATGAATAGAACCATTTCACTTGAAATATAACTGTCATctgatacaaaaaaaaagtaaattgtcATTGAAGGTGGAACTGTCGACATCTCTCTGAAGGAAATAGCAGAAGGAAATAACATTAAGGAGATTCACCATGCCACTGGTGGGCCCTGGGGAGGATTGACTGTCAACAAAGAATTTATGGCTTTTTTAGAGAGCTTGATCGGAAAAGACGTTCTGGAAGAGCTAAAAAAGAATCATAAATCAGCCTTGCTGGACTTAGAAAGGGATGTTGAGGCCAAGAAGAGAAATATTAGCGGAGACAAAGATGGTCGTATTCTTATCCAAATTCCCGCCGAActgcttgaaatttttgaaaataagaaaaacaaaaagctTATCAATGCAATTGCGTTTGAGACTAAGTATGCTGGGAAAATTGACATAAAGCGGAATTGTCTCCGCGTGGACAAATCAATTGTGGAAACATTTTTCAAGACCTGTCTGGATAGCATTGTAAACCATACAAGAACGCTTTTAGGAAAACCTGAAGCAGCTGGGCTTAAATATATGGTGCTCGTTGGCGGATTTGCGGAGTCAGAATACATAAGAGAGGAACTGCCAAAGGCTTTTGGTCAAAAGCTTCATGTTTTTATTCCAGACGAACCCTGGCTTGCGGTTATGCGCGGAGCTGTACTATTTGGACAAAATCCAACTGTCATTCAGACACGTATCTCCAAATTCACTTACGGAACCAACGTCATACGTTATTTCATGACAGACTACGATGACCCCCAGCACAAAATCGAAGAAGACGGACAGCcatattgcaaaaatgttttcaataaacTTGCAGAAATCGGACAGTCGTTCGAATTAGATGAACCTGTCTCCACTGAAGTCTTCGCACACCGAGCTGACATGAGGAAGATGAAGGTAAGGCTGTTCAAATCTACTGAAAAGGACCCTCGTTACGTCACAGATAAGAGCTGCACCCAGATTGGACAGATGGTGGTCGATATGCCAGGCTTTGGAATGGAGAGAATGGTCACGGTATCCCTCTGTTTTGGAGAAGAGGAGATAACCTGCAGTGGAAGAAACGAATCGCAAGAATCGGTGAACGTGAGTCTTAACCTTCTTGGAGATGGTTAAAGTCACTGTGAACGCTCCTTAAATGTTAAAGAcatatatgtgatatttttctttcatattgtTTACGGCGACTTATTACGGCCAATTATACACTTCAGATATTcagaatataatatatttatacattagTGATATATTTATCTTAAAGACGGgtacatatgtgttgtttattatttcatatcttaggtatacatatataatgtacatgtatattttgggTTTATTTTACTTTCTACATTTTACACTCTCTTAGTCCGATTAATATTgtagaatttttatttaatatgtgaTATCATTTTCTCTTTTGTATGAGACTCGATGGCATTACTTGTTCCGTGCGAATTGTCGATGTGCTTTAAAACAGTTAATGTCAGATATAGCTATAATTGcatatatacatgattgtacattACTTTATAAATTCTGAATACTTTTAGCATGCATTGTATATTAAACTATGATATTAGTAATTTTACGCTTATCACTAAAAATGATTATACTGCTTTTGAATCAACTAGTTGGTTAACTAGTAGGCGCTTAATTTCTTAATAGGAAAGGCTATTATAATATATAGAGATACAATATCTTCCAACATTTCACTAAACTATTAAGAATCACAAAAGTTACTCCCTAAATTTGGACAGACGAGTATGTCTATTAAGTTAATGTCGTACAAGTCGGAGCTCTCGTGACGTAACGGTGTACACTAACTGACCAACATACCGACAATTATATCGGTGTTTTAAGTTTATATGCATCTATTTATGTTGCtattaaataaacatatatcaTCTTGTTATAAAATGCTATAAAATGTAACAACGGCATTGGTTAGCGGCTATGCTGTGTTCCGATTGTAGGTTCTTGAGCCTTTCCAGcaagcaaaaataaataaatccaaTGAAATCAATTTATATAATCACAAAGTGTTGATAttaattttctctatatgtaacatatataaaaaagtataGAAGGCTGCTGAATGACTCTGTGCTCATagtaaaatatgaacaaattgtTATTGAAATATCGATCTACACACATAGtattatatatagtttatttacacatttttcTCACTGCAGAAAGGTTGAACCATAGTGCTTAACTAATGTGTAGTTACGCCCagaatgaagaaaaaatggtGAAACGGAAGTTTGAAACAAGTGTCATTGAGTTGTTGACAGCTGGATCTATATATTATGAAACGGCCTCCTTGCGAATCAGGAGAGAGCCAAACAATATAATGGCGGAAGGAAACGGAATCTATTCTTgtgtaatcaaaattaaaattaattcagaACAAAGCATTAGATGATAAAATCAATGACTTAGGAGTAAAGTGTTTAAGGTTGTGATATATGTATGACACAGCTTAATACTTACATTAATGGTCAATATTCCGGATGGGTTCATAGACACTTTCAATGATCAAAATGCAAGTGACAAGCTAGCAGATTTCACAATCGCATCTTATTCTTAATACTTTTCCTTAAGCTATGTATAAAGACCGTTTTCAATTTTCTATAACCCACTTAATCTAAATTAATGTGCATCAAACAACAACCTTGTTTTTATTTCCGTTAatgtataattaaatttaaatttaacgGGGAGATGGGTTGATATTTAAAACTACTATGTTTGGTATCTAATGGCGACCACTCATTTAAGAGTacagtataattatatatatcatcaaaatcatgatattttttttcgttttgtcaTAAAGGCAATTTTCGAAACAGCATCAAACCTATCAAGCTAACAAAAATTGTCTATTTAAATCAGGCGCGTACCATTAGGGAAGGGGctgggttgggggggggggttggcgCCTCCCCCCCCCTTCCCGAATTCTTTGCGCAGCAAACTTGTTTCTAAAATTCTGAAAAtgaggaaataaacagtgaaattgaaggtaaATGTATACTTTCTCccttccccctccccccacGGATAAGTATTTTCATGATTGTGTAAAGTAACCggcttttttccttttttcttgtCAAAAATTTTTTTGATGAGTCTGCTCCCCTTAAAAAAACgctgctacgtgcctgtaaatTCACATGACTTCAGATAATTTCTCATGAAAAACAATAGCTGTGATATCAACAGATGCCAAGGTGGAGAGTACAAGTATGTGACTTTGGATTAATTTTGACGTCACACTAAACTTTAGAAAATCCCAATTACAAAAGATTATACCGCGATTAAAATAATTGCATGAAATACAGACTCTATTTATGTGAATTTTAAGCGTTTCTTAAATTACCGTTCATGAATTGTTTCCTGTGTCGGTTCTATTTAAAGTCATCAGTCAGCTGTTCAATACTTCATACGTGTATCTCCTTCCGTAACCtaacacttgaaaaaaaatgtacctcATTTAAAGGCCACGGCATAAGATGGATGAATCACTGCAATCAACAcgttttatgcaatatttttaaaagaggtTATTTAATTCCAACCATATATGCAGTTGTGATTCTTGATAAGATTGAAAGATAAAAATCTATTGAAAGGTATTGGCAACAATAGAATTCCTTGAAATTGACCGAAACTGAAAGTTGAGTGCATAAATTCCcaacagaaacaaaaaataagaattgtGGAGATTGCTTCGATAACAAGGTAGGGTAAAGGCACGTCAACCGTATAAAGatttgtataattatttaacCAAATCATAACCGTAGTCTTTCTATCAAAATATTCGAATTCAAATAAACCAAAAAACGTTAAGAAATATGCCATATGTTAAAGAACAGTTTAATTATCTATAAATTCATGTTTATTTCTGTTTATGTATCtgtcattttattatatttttttttatgtataacaATCACAGATCCATTGTTTTTTATGACGTTTATATTTCTATTTCCTGAAGTTTTCTGTCCAAGACAATCATCAGTAAAAGGGTAGGCCACTTGTTATTATTCTAAATGTAATTTAAGCAATACAAGGACGTGAAGTTTAATGCTTTTGAGTGCAATGTTCTGTGTTCCGGTTTTAGAGGATGTAAGATCTGCTAAATCATTGATTTCAATAGGTGTGATTTACAGCGTTGTATTTCCTTTAAAGGTCCATATCTTACGAGCATTAGTTTCTTTAAATCATTGCATGAACATGTGTagtgatttctttaaaaagtgtCTCTCCTGGTTTTATCATCTTCCCAAGAGTTTCTGATCTGCTCCACTCTACATAAAGAGCggcgcggatcagaaacccttgattTGGGAAGATGTGGTTTTATATGTTACTTTTAAATTGTTACGTTACCATGCGTATTAAAAG
This genomic window from Crassostrea angulata isolate pt1a10 chromosome 8, ASM2561291v2, whole genome shotgun sequence contains:
- the LOC128161689 gene encoding heat shock 70 kDa protein 12A-like, producing MSDEPAGIWIPPCSQPTEEHTDTTALSDEILLVAALDFGTTYSGIAWSFTREFEKYPLRINSLMWSPIVGPSQATFKTPTVLLLKSNKEVVAFGYAAEEQYGELADDNAHHGYYFYRNFKMLLYENETLRNDTVLVDDEGHAMQAKDIFGHSIRYMKKRLLDDLQARGNMIRDENIMWVVTIPAIWNDGAKQFMREAAIMAGIPVKQFRLALEPEAASIYAKEVLIERTRGNIHQQMPSFEQGTKYIVLDLGGGTVDISLKEIAEGNNIKEIHHATGGPWGGLTVNKEFMAFLESLIGKDVLEELKKNHKSALLDLERDVEAKKRNISGDKDGRILIQIPAELLEIFENKKNKKLINAIAFETKYAGKIDIKRNCLRVDKSIVETFFKTCLDSIVNHTRTLLGKPEAAGLKYMVLVGGFAESEYIREELPKAFGQKLHVFIPDEPWLAVMRGAVLFGQNPTVIQTRISKFTYGTNVIRYFMTDYDDPQHKIEEDGQPYCKNVFNKLAEIGQSFELDEPVSTEVFAHRADMRKMKVRLFKSTEKDPRYVTDKSCTQIGQMVVDMPGFGMERMVTVSLCFGEEEITCSGRNESQESVNVSLNLLGDG